In the Holosporales bacterium genome, TCGCCACGTTTCTTTACATACTGATATACTTCGTCGGCTATGACATACCATTGCTGTGCCTGGTAACCTTTATTGTAAACGCGACTGGCGGCATGATGATGGTTGGCTTTATGTCGATGCTTTATGGCCTGTGCCGTACCGGATACCCAGCTACGCAGTTTGCCTTACTTTGGGCGATATATGAGCTGTGCGGTATGTTTTTCCGTTCGCTGTCAGGTATGCTGGTCGACAATTTCGGCTGGGTTGCCTTTTATCTGATAACTATGGTTTTGGCTGTCCCCAGTCTTGTTGCCATCAAAGAACTCGACAGAACCGATAATAAGCTGAACGATCCATTGCCAAAAGCTTAAAACAAATGACATTTGTGGTCGTTAAAGAGAAATTCCTCGATATTCTGTTTCCCCCGACTTGTGCGTTGTGCGCAGCTCAGCTTCAAACCCAAAAGCACACCGAACTTTGCGGTGACTGCTGGCGGCTGGTCAAGTTTATAACCAAGCCTTACTGCAGAGCCTGTGGCCTGCCATTGGATTATGGTGATGATGATCAAGTATGTCTGGGCTGCATGCGAAACAAGCATAACTTCGATTACGCTCGGGCCGCTATTGTATACGGTGCTACTGGTAAAAACCTTATATTAAAATTCAAACACGGCGACGATATCAGTTTGCGAAAAATGCTGGCCAGCTGGCTGCTACGCGCTATATTCGAGTTGCCATTAGCAAACGCAGATAAGGGCTCGTTAATTTTAGCGCCAGTCCTCCTG is a window encoding:
- a CDS encoding ComF family protein, whose translation is MTFVVVKEKFLDILFPPTCALCAAQLQTQKHTELCGDCWRLVKFITKPYCRACGLPLDYGDDDQVCLGCMRNKHNFDYARAAIVYGATGKNLILKFKHGDDISLRKMLASWLLRAIFELPLANADKGSLILAPVLLHWTRLLIRKYNQAALLAKDVSAKTSIPCVLDLLKRTVMTKSQGHLGLNQRRANVRNAFQLNHKYKSNLCNKTVLLVDDVFTTGSTLDECAKVLKREGANEVHIATVARTHHPWSAS